One Spinacia oleracea cultivar Varoflay chromosome 4, BTI_SOV_V1, whole genome shotgun sequence DNA segment encodes these proteins:
- the LOC110799016 gene encoding uncharacterized protein, with product MIPLKSTWREKGVTIVTDGWSDPTRKPLINFMATSGNGPIFLKAVNCFGEIKDKYFIANLMKEVIQEVGHQNVVQVITDNAANCKGAGELIESEFPHIYWTPCVVHTLNLALKNICAARNVSNNSETYEECSWITDIHGDAMVIKNFIMNHNMRLAIFQKFSPLKLLSVADTRFASIIVMLKRFKLIKRGLQAMVISDEWTSYREEDMGKANFVKDKIVNDDWWDKLAYIVDFTKPIYDMIRLCDTDKPCLHLLYEMWDSMIEQVKLEIYKKEGRPNSEFSPFYHVVYEILVL from the exons ATGATTCCACTAAAGTCAACTTGGAGAGAAAAAGGGGTGACAATTGTGACTGATGGATGGAGTGATCCAACAAGAAAACCTCTCATTAATTTCATGGCTACTTCTGGTAATGGTCCAATATTTCTTAAAGCTGTGAATTGTTTTGGTGAAATAAAAGATAAATATTTCATTGCTAATCTCATGAAAGAAGTTATTCAAGAAGTGGGTCATCAAAATGTAGTGCAAGTCATAACTGATAATGCAGCAAATTGCAAAGGGGCTGGGGAGCTAATTGAGAGTGAGTTTCCTCACATTTATTGGACACCATGTGTTGTTCATACCCTTAATCTTGCTTTGAAGAATATTTGTGCGGCAAGGAATGTGAGTAACAATTCTGAAACTTATGAAGAATGTAGTTGGATCACTGATATCCATGGGGATGCAATGGTAATTAAAAATTTCATCATGAACCACAATATGAGATTGGCTATCTTCCAAAAGTTTTCTCCTCTTAAGTTGCTTTCCGTGGCCGATACTCGCTTTGCCTCCATTATTGTGATGCTTAAGAGATTTAAGCTTATTAAACGAGGTCTTCAAGCCATGGTTATAAGTGATGAGTGGACTTCTTATAGAGAAGAAGACATGGGGAAGGCAAACTTTGTGAAAGACAAGATTGTGAATGATGATTGGTGGGACAAACTAGCTTACATTGTTGATTTCACAAAGCCTATCTATGACATGATTAGGCTTTGTGACACCGATAAACCATGCCTTCACTTATTGTATGAGATGTGGGATTCTATGATTGAACAAGTGAAGCTTGAGATTTACAAGAAAGAAGGTCGTCCCAATTCGGAGTTTAGTCCCTTTTATCATGTGGTTTATGAAATCTTG gTTTTATAG
- the LOC130459392 gene encoding uncharacterized protein, with the protein MKCFRRLFALNDDVGKVMEEYAQFSMKSGPFEDLTCISRMHSMDPKSWWANFGPQTPLLQSLAFKVLGQPTSSSCSERNWSTYAFIHSLRRNKLNPSRAQDLVFIHNNLRLLSRNSEEYAELYTKMWDVGGDVFDSLEDVGFLEFAELSLDEPDLENVLLVED; encoded by the coding sequence ATGAAGTGCTTTCGTAGATTATTTGCACTTAATGATGATGTTGGTAAAGTGATGGAAGAATATGCTCAATTCTCTATGAAGAGTGGACCTTTTGAGGATTTAACTTGTATCTCAAGGATGCATTCTATGGATCCTAAGAGTTGGTGGGCAAACTTTGGACCTCAAACTCCTCTCCTCCAATCTTTGGCATTTAAAGTGCTTGGGCAACCTACTTCATCATCTTGTAGTGAACGAAATTGGAGTACATATGCCTTCATTCACTCACTTAGGAGGAACAAGCTAAATCCAAGTCGTGCCCAAGATTTGGTTTTCATTCACAACAATCTTCGCCTTTTATCAAGGAATTCCGAAGAATATGCGGAGCTTTATACAAAGATGTGGGATGTTGGTGGAGATGTATTTGATTCCTTGGAGGATGTTGGGTTTCTAGAGTTTGCGGAACTCTCACTAGATGAGCCggatttagaaaatgtgttgCTCGTTGAAGATTGA
- the LOC110799012 gene encoding uncharacterized protein produces MVARKQFDGVRDRATVVLGVKKEFIAKLYDSSLINPLGCCCLSLVAAHKCTNKTVVVHSQPHSSYLRTMQQQPFTQQPCAHQQAVIQQPLALTLAPWHYPNSSCAQHQPEKNSVASTVQQLQPAADQYNSYSPQQISTTK; encoded by the exons ATGGTTGCACGTAAACAATTCGACGGAGTTCGCGATAGGGCAACGGTTGTTCTTGGTGTTAAGAAGGAATTCATCGCGAAACTTTATGATTCCAG CCTTATCAATCCACTTGGTTGCTGTTGTTTGAGCCTCGTCGCTGCCCACAAGTGTACGAACAAGACAGTAGTTGTGCACTCCCAGCCACACTCGAGCTACCTCAGAACAATGCAGCAACAGCCATTCACGCAGCAGCCTTGTGCTCACCAACAAGCTGTCATACAGCAGCCCCTTGCGCTCACATTAGCTCCATGGCACTACCCTAATAGCAGCTGTGCACAGCACCAACCTGAGAAGAATAGTGTAGCGAGTACAGTACAGCAGCTCCAGCCCGCAGCAGATCAGTACAACAGCTACAGCCCGCAGCAGATCAGTACAACAAAATAG